Proteins from one Actinomycetota bacterium genomic window:
- the selA gene encoding L-seryl-tRNA(Sec) selenium transferase translates to MALRDLPSVDTLVRSLEAEGLPRLLVVDAVRAAIDEAREITAAGGTADPRQKARAALQTLRSLRHRPVLNATGVLLHTNLGRAPLHPAAADAARAVATSYGNLEFDLDKAKRGGRAGYVHALVCALVGAQAALVVNNNAGALLLALGALGRRHPVAISRGELIEIGGSYRLPELMMASGARMFEIGTTNRTRLADYEQALDDGAGMILKVHPSNYRVVGFADSAPLDDLVALAHRRNVPLVYDVGSGLLDESAPWLDGPPPRWLRDEPGIRQVLDAGADLVTFSGDKLLGGPQAGIITGTAHLISELAHHPMARALRIPGPTIAALTVTLEMYADGRGSEIPFWAMASASYESLERRSKAVLDASRVKADVVPGASVPGAGSVPGAEVPSPLIKIGEPGASVLWPRLLRATPPIITRRDAGRLILDLRAVSPKDDERLAAALESACRS, encoded by the coding sequence CTCGAAGCCGAGGGACTTCCCCGGCTTCTCGTCGTGGACGCCGTCCGAGCCGCCATCGACGAGGCGCGGGAGATCACGGCCGCAGGCGGGACCGCCGACCCGCGCCAGAAGGCCCGTGCCGCACTCCAGACGCTCCGCTCCCTTCGCCACCGTCCCGTACTGAATGCAACGGGAGTCCTCCTGCACACGAACCTTGGGAGGGCGCCGCTCCATCCCGCGGCCGCCGACGCCGCCCGGGCGGTGGCAACCTCCTACGGGAACCTCGAATTCGACCTGGACAAGGCGAAACGGGGAGGCAGAGCCGGATACGTGCACGCCCTTGTTTGTGCACTTGTCGGAGCGCAAGCCGCTCTCGTCGTCAATAACAATGCCGGCGCGCTGCTCCTGGCTCTTGGTGCTTTGGGCCGTCGCCATCCGGTGGCCATCTCACGAGGCGAGCTGATCGAGATCGGTGGGTCGTATCGACTCCCCGAACTCATGATGGCTTCTGGAGCACGCATGTTCGAGATCGGAACGACGAATCGAACTCGTCTTGCAGATTATGAGCAGGCTCTCGATGACGGCGCCGGGATGATCCTGAAGGTTCATCCGTCCAACTACCGGGTCGTCGGTTTCGCCGACTCGGCACCCCTCGACGATCTTGTCGCTCTGGCGCACCGGAGAAACGTCCCTCTGGTCTATGACGTCGGTAGTGGCCTGCTCGACGAGAGCGCCCCGTGGCTCGATGGTCCGCCACCCCGCTGGCTCCGTGACGAACCGGGCATTCGACAGGTCCTCGATGCGGGAGCGGATCTGGTGACGTTCTCAGGTGACAAGCTCCTCGGAGGGCCCCAGGCCGGAATCATCACCGGGACGGCGCACCTGATCTCCGAACTGGCACACCACCCGATGGCGCGCGCTCTGCGCATTCCCGGTCCGACGATCGCGGCGCTGACGGTGACGCTCGAGATGTACGCCGATGGGAGAGGTTCGGAGATCCCGTTCTGGGCAATGGCATCGGCTTCCTACGAGTCTCTGGAGCGTCGAAGCAAAGCCGTGCTCGACGCATCGCGCGTCAAGGCAGACGTCGTCCCCGGAGCATCGGTGCCGGGCGCCGGCTCCGTTCCCGGTGCAGAAGTTCCCTCTCCACTCATCAAGATCGGCGAGCCAGGTGCGTCCGTCCTCTGGCCAAGGCTCCTTCGTGCCACTCCACCGATCATCACGCGGCGAGACGCGGGAAGACTCATACTCGACCTCCGAGCAGTCTCCCCCAAGGACGACGAACGCCTCGCCGCGGCCCTGGAATCCGCATGCCGGTCATAG